The Pseudomonadota bacterium nucleotide sequence TGTGGTCGAGCGCCTCGAGATGGCGGATGCAGGCGTCAGCGGATGTCCAGAGATTGTTGGCGTCGAGGCGAAGACGCAACGAGGGGTCGGATTTGTGATGGAACGCGCGGAGCTTCCGTTTGTCGCGGTGGAGATCGCCGGAGACCTTGATCTTGAAGTCGCGGAGACCTTTCAACCAATAACGATAGAGTTGCCAGCGATAGGCGAGGTAGGGCGCGTCGCCTAGAATGGCCGAATACTGGAAGGTTCCGTTCAAGCGTGGTGCATCGACGAGGACTTCAACCGGCTGTTGTTTGACCTTGCCGATCAAATCCAGGATCGCGGTTTCTGCGGCGCAGAACGCGGCGGGGTTGTCGTCGATCATGTCGCAGTGGGTGCCGATCCAGGTCTTGAGGTTCTGTTCGTCGTGTACGCCCTCCTTAATCGCTGGCGCGATCGTGTCCAGAAAAGAGGTGGCGCCGGCGACGGTTTCGCCGGTGACATAGTCGCGCGGACAACCCTCGCCAAAGCCCGTATGACCACAATCGGACGTCGCCTTGACGATAATGTTCTCTGCCCGGGCGCGGCTTGCCGAGGCATGGCGGAAGACGACCTTGAACGGGACGGGGAAGCTGAAGACGTCGAGACGTTCGATGCGCATCGGCGTCAGGTGGCGACTGCATAGGCGCTGAAATCGAACGTACAGTCGTGGGCGAATTGCAAGTGCAGATACTTGAACTGCGCGTCGCGCTGGCCGCCGGCGACGCGGTCCGCCCGATAGGCGGCACCGGTGCCGTCGCGCAGCCAGCTGAGCTTGAGGGGCGCGAGCCGTTCGCTGGCCCGCTTGGCGTCGTACTCAATGTTGATAGCGCGAAGGCGCGTTTCGATGTCGGCCGCCAACGCTGGATCGGCGTCGGTGGAAGCGCCTTCAATATAGAGCGTGTAGCCGGCCGTTTCCTGATCGGCGAGCATGATGAAGAAGTCCGCCTGGATACCGCGATCAGCGAGCGCCGTCGTGACCGCGTCCAGCACCTGCGCCTCATAGAGCTTTTCGCCGGTGATGCTGGTGACCCCCTTGCCCTTCTGCAGGAACTCCAGGATCGGCGTCTGGTTGAGCCGATCGGTCACGCGCACGATGTCGTGCATGGCGTATCGGTAGAGACCGTCCGTCGTCGTGACGAAGACGTGGTAGTCCGCGCCATCTTCCAGTTCGTGCAGCGATAGGAAGTCCGCCGCGCCATCTTCCCATGCCTCGCGCTCGGCAAACTCGAAGAACGTATCGACCAAGGTCGGCAGGCAGGTGTTCCGTGTCGCGTCGATGTTAATGGTGCCCTGGACCTCGCTGGCGACATAACCGAGCTCGACCGTTCTGACGCCTGCCGGCATCGCCGGCGCGAGACTGCGAAGCGAGACGCCGCAACTGCCGCCCGTCCACGTCATGACCGCTTCGAGA carries:
- a CDS encoding enolase C-terminal domain-like protein, which gives rise to MRIERLDVFSFPVPFKVVFRHASASRARAENIIVKATSDCGHTGFGEGCPRDYVTGETVAGATSFLDTIAPAIKEGVHDEQNLKTWIGTHCDMIDDNPAAFCAAETAILDLIGKVKQQPVEVLVDAPRLNGTFQYSAILGDAPYLAYRWQLYRYWLKGLRDFKIKVSGDLHRDKRKLRAFHHKSDPSLRLRLDANNLWTSADACIRHLEALDHSVFAIEEPLQQGDLEGFERVGHACGAKIILDESLSRPDQIASLDGSPWLINLRVSKMGGIIRSLDVARMADAKGIGIIVGAQVGETSILTRAALTVMNAHRANLVASEGAFGTYLLKRDLTTPSLMFGTGGILYIDQVLPIDAPGMGLAVNTRELAPASP